The Afifella aestuarii DNA segment CTCAAGCCGATGAACTGCCCGGCGCATGTGCAGATCTTCAAGCACGGGATCAAATCCTACCGCGACCTGCCGATCCGCATGGCCGAATTTGGCTGCTGCCATCGCAACGAAGCGCATGGTGCACTTCACGGGCTGATGCGCGTCCGGCAGATGACCCAGGACGATGCGCACATCTTCTGCACGGACGAGCAGGTGGTGAGCGAGACCGAGCGCTTCCTGAAGCTGTTTGCGCGCGTCTATACCGATATGGGCCTCACCAATATCCGCTATAAGCTCGCGACCCGGCCGGAGACCCGCGCCGGCGACGACGCCACCTGGGATCGTGCCGAAAAGTCGCTCGCCGATGCTCTGACGGCGGCCGGTGTGGAGTTCGAGATCGCCGAGGGCGAGGGGGCGTTCTACGGCCCGAAGCTCGAGTTCCACCTGACCGACGCGATCGGCCGGACCTGGCAGTGCGGCACGTATCAGCTCGATTACGTGCTGCCGGAGCGGCTTGATGCGTCTTACGTCGGCGAGGATGGCGAGCGTCACCGTCCGGTGATGCTGCATCGGGCCGTCTTCGGCACGTTCGAGCGCTTCATCGGCATCGTTCTGGAGCATTATGCCGGGCGCCTGCCGCTCTGGCTTGCGCCGGTGCAGGCGGTGGTCGCGACGATCGTCTCGGAAGCCGACGATTACGCGCGCGAGGTTGATGAGAAGCTGAAGGCTGCGGGCCTTCGCACTGTCGCCGACCTCAGGAACGAGAAGATCAATTACAAGGTCCGCGAGCACTCGGTCGGCAAGGTGCCGGCGATGCTCGTCGTCGGCCGTCGTGAAGCGGAAGAGGGAACGATTTCTCTGCGCCGTCTCGGCCAGAAAGATCAAATGACACTGCCTCTCGAAGAAGCGCTTCGCCGCCTGAAGGAAGAGGCGACGCCGCCTGATCTTCGGCCGGCCGGGGAAGCCCAGGCCGCCGCGGCATAAGTCTCAAAGTGCCTGGCTCTAACGAGCCAGGCGCATCCCCTCCGGGCGAACGAGGTCGGTCAGCCGGACTTCGACGTCGCGGTTCATGCCGGCCTTGATCTCGAAATCACGGGCATAGGTCGTGTCGTCGTGGCGCGCGACCGCGGTGTAGGTGCCTTCGGCAAGGATGATGTGAGGGAAGGCGCCGACCGATTCGTGAATCGTGTCGCCGCCTTGCGTCAGCACCGTCCAGCGTGTGTTGGCGAGCGCTTCGCCGCCCTCTTGTTCCACCAACTTCAGCGTCACCTCGGCACCGGCGTGGTGGATGACCGCCTCGGTCAGCTCGCCGGGTTTCACCTCGATTTCCGCACGCACGATGGCGTTGAGGGTGCCGTACCGGCTGACGACGCTGTAGGTGCCCGCATGCAGCCGCACGATGTGACCGGCTTCCGCGTCGGGCGTGACCAGCTCGCGCTTGTCGTTTTCCGCCTCATAGAAGATCTCGAAGGTGACCTTGTCCTCGTCGACGGGGAAGTCGTCACCGACCACTGCCGAAAGTCGAAGCCCTCCCGCCTCCAGAACGAGATCCTCGGTTTCCGGAACGCCGTTCAATTCGATGCGCTGGGTAGCGCCCGCCCGGCCAAAAGCGGCATGCACGTAATAGGCGCCGTCGGGCAGGGTGAGTCGCGCCGTTCCGCCGGATGACGTTGCGATCAGCGGCAGGCTGCCGTCTTCGCTCGGTGTGGTGCCGAAGATCCTCCAGGTCAGACCCTGGGTGAGGTCGGGGCTGTCATCTGTCAGGCGCGCATTCAGCGTGAGGACGTTGCCGCCGAGCAGCAATCCCTTTGCATCGCCGTCCGGATTGTCCGGAAAGATGATGGTTTCTTCCGGTCCGGGCAGATTGAACTCGCTCGAAGGCGCGACGAAGTCGAGCTTGTGAGGCGGATCTTCCTGCCGGGGAGGCGGGGGCCCGTCCTTGCGAAAGATGCTCCTCGGCTCGTCTCCTTGCGGAGGAGCGCCCGGACCGAGATCTGAGGGGCCGGGCCCGAAAAAGCCTGCTCCGCTACCGCCCAGGCCGTCTTGAGCAGAGGCTGGTGCGGTTGCGAGCGCTCCGCCGAAGGCGGTCGCCACGGTCGCGAAAGCTAGGACAATAGCCGGGGTGAAGCGGATCATCGGCTCATGCTGTTGATGGTTCTTCCTGGTCGTAAGCGGCGAACCATGTCGATTTCAAGGTTGAAACGGCCCGAGCCATGATGGAAACCGTTCGGCACAAAGGCAAAATGACACAGGCGACGATGCACGACCTTCTCGACCATTTGCGCAAACGTCGGAGCACACCCTCCGTCCAGCTTGGCGATCCGGGGCCGGATCCAGAAACGTTATCCGATATTCTGACCATTGGTGCGCGTGTGCCCGACCACGGCAAGCTCGCACCCTGGCGCTACATTATCTATGGCCGCGAGGACCGGCAACGTTTGGCGGAAACGCTGAAAGCCTTGGTTCTGAAGAGCGGTGATCCGGAAGCCGAACGCAAAGCGGGAAAGGCCGCCCAGTTTGCGGTTGCGCCGGTCGTCATCGGCGTTGTCTCGACAGCGGCCGCGCATGCGAAAGTGCCGGTCTGGGAGCAGGAGCTGACGGCGGGCGCCGTTTGCATGAACCTCCTGCACGCAGCCGCGGGCCACGGTTTCGGCGCCCAATGGCTGACGCAATGGTTCGCCTTCGATGCGGAAGCGCTTCGCGCGCTCGGCGTTGGTGAGAACGAGAAGCTTGCCGGCTTCATCCATATCGGAACGGCGAGCCAGGAAACGCCGGAACGCGACCGGCCGGATATCTCCGCGCTCACGACTTTCTTTTCTAACTGAGGATTTTAGATGCGTTATACGCCGCGCCTGCGGGACCACGGGCTCGCACATGATCCGTTCAAGGCGATTGTCGCGCCCCGTCCGATCGGTTGGATTTCGAGTCTCGATCCGGAAGGGCGTCTCAATCTCGCGCCCTATTCCTTCTTCAACGCCGTCTCCAACGATCCTCATATCGTGATGTTCTCGTCCTTTGGCGAGAAAGACAGCGTGAAGAACATCGAGGCGACAGGCGAATTCGTGTGCAATCTCACGACGTTCGATCTCCGCGAAGAGATGAATGCAACCTCTGCCGCCTATCCTTGCGGGGTGAGTGAGGCGGAAGAGGCGGGGCTCGCCATGGCGGAGAGCGCCGTCGTCAAGCCGCCGCGCGTTCGCGATGCGCCGACGGCGCTCGAATGCCGGCTTCTCAAGGCGGACCGTCTCGCCGGTCTCGACGGGCAATGGTCCGGCAACATCGTCGTTTTCGGAGAAGTCGTCTCGATCTATGTCGATGACCGCTTCATCCGCGACGACCGCTTCGACATGGCGGCGGCCCGAACGATCGCGCGCTGCGGCTATTTCGACTATGCCGTGGTCGACGGTGTCTTCGAGATCATTCGCCCGAAGGATCCGAAGGTGAGGGGCTGACGATCTTACGGATCTGGGTGATCTGAGCGGCGCGCGCGACAAGGCGTTCGGCTCGTCGCAGATCGCTCTGATCGCAGGCATGCCCCTCGATCGCGAGCAAGCCCGGGTTTCCTGCTTCTCGGAACGCGGCAATCAAAGCCTCGGCCAGCGCGACCGCGTCGGGATCCGGCGTAAACGCAGCGTTGATTGCCGCCACCTGTGAGGGATGGATGGCGATCTTGCCCGCGAAGCCTGCGTCAGCAGCCTTCGCTGCTTCGGCGGCAAGCCCCTCTGAGTCGGCAAAGTCCTGATAGGGGCGATCGAT contains these protein-coding regions:
- a CDS encoding flavin reductase family protein — its product is MRYTPRLRDHGLAHDPFKAIVAPRPIGWISSLDPEGRLNLAPYSFFNAVSNDPHIVMFSSFGEKDSVKNIEATGEFVCNLTTFDLREEMNATSAAYPCGVSEAEEAGLAMAESAVVKPPRVRDAPTALECRLLKADRLAGLDGQWSGNIVVFGEVVSIYVDDRFIRDDRFDMAAARTIARCGYFDYAVVDGVFEIIRPKDPKVRG
- a CDS encoding nitroreductase family protein: MTQATMHDLLDHLRKRRSTPSVQLGDPGPDPETLSDILTIGARVPDHGKLAPWRYIIYGREDRQRLAETLKALVLKSGDPEAERKAGKAAQFAVAPVVIGVVSTAAAHAKVPVWEQELTAGAVCMNLLHAAAGHGFGAQWLTQWFAFDAEALRALGVGENEKLAGFIHIGTASQETPERDRPDISALTTFFSN